The DNA region CCGCGCGCTCAGCCAGTGTTCAGCGATGATCTGCTGCAACAGGGTCTGCGCATCGGCGAAGAGTTTCTTCGCTTCCGCGCCTTTGGCGGGATCGTCGAGAATCCTGGGGTAACTGCCGCGCAGCTCCCAGGCGTGGAAGAAAGGCGTCCAGTCGATGTATTCGGCAATTTTGCTCAGGGGGTAATCAGCGAACACTTTTATACCGGTAACGCGGGGTACGGGCGGGGTGTATCTGTCCCAGTCGATGGGCGTCTGATTGGCCCGCGCCTGGTCCAGGCTCAGCCAGGGGGTGTGGCTGCGGCGGGCGGCGTGCTGTTTGCGCACCTGTTGGTACTCGCACCGCAGCCTGCTGATGTAGTCCTCACGGAGGGTATCGCTGATGAGGTTTTGCGCCACTCCCACCGCCCGTGAGGCGTCTTTGACCCACACGGTGGCACCGCCTTGGTAGTGGGGCTCGATCTTCACGGCGGTGTGGGCCCTTGACGTGGTGGCACCACCGATAAGCAGGGGTACGGCGAAACCCTGGCGTTCCATCTCTTTGGCGATGTGGGTCATCTCTTCCAGTGACGGCGTGATCAGGCCGGACAGGCCGATGATGTCCACCTGCTCATCCCTGGCGCTATCGAGAATTTTTTGCGCCGGCACCATCACGCCCAGGTCGATGACGTCGAAGTTGTTGCATTGCAATACCACGCCGACAATATTTTTGCCGATATCGTGCACGTCGCCTTTAACCGTGGCCAGGAGAATTTTTCCGGCGGAACGGTTCCCGTCGCTTTTTTCAGCTTCGATATAAGGGATAAGATAAGCCACCGCTTTTTTCATTACCCGGGCGGATTTCACCACCTGGGGCAAAAACATCTTGCCTTCGCCGAACAAATCCCCCACCACGTTCATGCCGTCCATGAGGGGGCCTTCGATTACTTCAATGGGCCGGGGGAAATGCTGGCGGGCCTCTTCCGTGTCCTGTTCCACGTAGCTGTCGATGCCTTTCACCAGGGCGTGTTCCAGTCGCTTGGCCACCGGCCACTGACGCCAGGCCTGGTCTTCTTTCTTTTCAGCGGCGGGGCCGCCTTTGTAGCGTCCGGCGATTTCCAGCAAACGTTCGGTGGCATCCGGGCGACGGTTGAGCACCACGTCTTCCACCCGTTCGCGCAGCTCCGGCGGCAGCTCGTCGTAGACGGCCAGCTGGCCGGCATTGACAATGCCCATGTCCAGCCCCGCTTTGATGGCGTGATAGAGAAACACCGAGTGAATGGCCTCGCGCACAGGGTTGTTGCCGCGGAAGGAAAACGACACATTGCTCACCCCGCCCGACACCAGCGCATGGGGAAGCTGGTGTTTGATCCAGCGTACAGCTTCGATGAAGTCCACGGCATAGTTGTTGTGTTCTTCGATGCCGGTGGCGATGGCGAAAATATTGGGGTCGAAAATAATATCTTCCGGCGGGAAGCCCACCTGTTCGGTAAGTATCTTGTAGGAGCGGGCGCAGATGTCGATCTTGCGCGCTCGTGTGTCCGCCTGACCCTGTTCGTCGAAGGCCATCACGACGGCGGCGGCGCCGTATTTGCGGATCAGGCGCGCGCGTTCGATAAACGCGCTTTCCCCTTCTTTCAGGGAAATGGAGTTGACCACGCCCTTGCCCTGCAGGCATTTCAAGCCGGCCTCGATGATGGACCACTTGGACGAATCCACCATTACCGGCACCCGGGCGATGTCCGGTTCGGAGGCGATGAGATTGATAAAATCGCGCATGGCCGCCGCGCCGTCCAACATGGCTTCGTCCATGTTGATATCAATGATCTGGGCACCGTTGTCCACTTGCTGGCGTGCCACTTCCAGGGCCTCGCCGGGGCGCTGCTCCAGAATCAAACGTTTGAACCTGGCCGAACCGGTCACGTTGGTGCGCTCGCCCACGTTGACGAACAAGCTGTCCGGGCCGATGTTCAGCGGCTCCAGGCCGGCCAGACGACAGGCCACCTCCGGCTTGGGCAGGGGACGCGGCGGATGCGTGGCGACGGCTTGCGCGATGGCAGTGATATGGGCCGGCGTGGTGCCGCAGCAACCGCCAACGATGTTGAGAAAGCCGCTGGCGGCCCATTCGCCGATTTGTTCGGCCATGGTTTCGGGCGTTTCATCGTATTCGCCGAATTCGTTGGGCAGGCCCGCATTGGGGTGGGCGCTGACCCGGCACTCGCAGATACGCGCCAGCTCTGCCACGTATTGGCGCAGCTCCGCCGCGCCCAGGGCACAGTTGAGGCCCACGGACAGGGGATTGATGTGACGCAAGGAGTTGTAAAAGGCCTCGGTGTTTTGGCCGGACAGCAAGCGCCCGCTCATATCGGGAATGGTGCCGGAAATCATTACCGGCAAGGTCAAGCCCTCGCGCTCGAAATAAGTCTCTATGGCAAACAGGGCGGCCTTGGCATTGAGGGTGTCGAAAATGGTCTCCACCAGAATCAGATCGGCGCCACCGTCCACCAGGCCGCGCAGGGCTTCGTCGTAGGTGGTGACCAGTTGGTCGAAGGTGACATCGCGGGCGCCCGGATTTTCCACGTCGCGCGACACTGATGCGGTAACCGGCGTCGGCCCCAGCACCCCGGCTGCGAAACGGGGCCGGTCCGGCGTTTTGGCCATGGCGTCGGCAGTGGCCCGCTTGGCCAGTTCCGCCGACGCTTTGTTGATTTCGTACACCAGCTCGGGCATCTGGTAATCGCTCATGCCGAAGTGGTTGGCGTTGAAGGTGTTGGTCTCGATGATGTCGGCGCCGGCATCCAGATAGGCGGTGTGGATGTCGTAGATGATGTCCGGCCGGGTCAGCGACAACAGGTCGTTGTTGCCCTTGAGGTCGCAAACGTGGTCGGCGAAGCGGGCGCCGCGGTAATCGGCCTCATCCAGCTGGTAGCCCTGGATCATGGTGCCCATGGCCCCGTCCAGAATAAGTATGCGTTGCTGTAGAAGCTGTTCGATGTGCGACATGCGGCGTTCCTGTGGGCAGGCGGTGAATGTAAGTGTTGGCGCAAAACCGGGTAACAAGCCAGGCGCAGTGACGGCCGGTGTTCTTCACAAGGCCCGGCATTTTAACACCGCCCGTGGCCTCGCACACCGGCGGCGGCGTATACTGCGGTTTTCCCCGAACAAGTGTCATGAAGCCCGTCACCATTGCCACCTTCGACAACATGCCCGCCGCCCACATTGCCCTGGGCCGCCTGCAGGCGGAGGGCGTGGACGCCTGGCTGGCCGATGAAAACCTGGTGCAGACCGACTGGCTGTACGACATCGCCGTAGGGGGCATCAAGCTGCAGGTGGAGGCGCCCTTCGAGGCGCGGGCGCGGCGGGTGCTGGCCACCGACTATTCCAGTCAACTGGACAACTGATGTCTTCCAGGGCGCGGGCCATAGCGTTGCTGCTGCGGGTGTTCGCCTTGTTGCCCTACCCTGCCACCCAGGCGCTGGGCTGGGCAGTGGGCCACCTGCTTGCCATGGTGCCCAACACGCTGCGGGACACCAGCCGCACCAACATTGCCCGCTGTCTGCCTGAACTCGGCGCGACGGCGCAGGCCCGGCTGTTGCGGCGCAGCCTGGTGGAAACCGGCAAAACCATGTTAGAAGCGGGTGCGGTGTGGCATTGGGAGGGCGGGCGCGCGCTGGCACTGGTGCGCAAGGTGTACGGCGAGCAGCACGTGCGTGATGCCCTGGCAGCCGGCCGCGGTGTGATTCTGGCCACGCCCCACCTCGGGCAGTGGGAACTGATGGGCCTTTACTGCTCGGCCCACTACCCCATCACCACACTCTACCGCCCCCCGCGACAGACGGAACTGGACGGTGTGATCCGGCGGGCCCGGGAGCGGCTGGGGGCGCATCTGGTGCCTGCCGGCACGGCGGGGGTGCGGGCGCTGTACCGCGCCATTGGGCGGGGCGAGGCGGTGGGGCTGTTGCCCGATCAAATGCCCAAGGGTGGGGAAGGCCGGCTGGCGCCTTTTTTTGCTCAGCCGGCCCATACCATGGTGCTGTTGTCGCGTCTGGCCATGAAAACCCGGGCGCCGGTGGTGTTCTGTTATGCCCGGCGCCTCACCGGAGGGCGTGGTTTCCAGGTGCATTTTCTGCCGGCACCGGCGGTGCTCAATGAAGGCACCCTGGCCGCATCGCTGGCGGGCGTGAATGAGATGGTCGAACGCTGCGTGCGCACATGTCCAGAGCAGTATCAATGGGGCTACAAGCGCTTTGGCTCAGCACCCGCGCCCTGACGCCCGCCTCATCCCCGGTTCCAGTGGCGCTGCATTTCGTAGTACAAAAATGACGCGGTCCAGGTGATCAACAGCAGGCCGGTCAGCGACTCCAGTCCCGCCAGATGTCTGAGATGGCCGTAAGGGGCGATGTCGCCTACGCCCAGGGTGGTGAACGTGGTGTAGGAGAAGTAAATGCAGTCGGTGAATGAACCGTCGAAGTTGCCGCTGAACCGGCCCCATTGCGCATTTTGTGACAGAAAATAATAGGCGGCGGCAAACAGAACAATTTCAATGCTATGGGCAACCAGGGCGCCGAACACGCCAATGACGATCCGCAAGCGGTGCTTTATTCTCATCTGCGGGATGGCAGCCGAGGTGCGGTACAAAAATTCATAATGTATGAGCACTGCCAGGGCGATGACGGAACCGATGACGATGATGACCATATGGTTTGCGGGAACGCGGGGACCGAGCGGGCCGCAGGCTCCTAAGGCCGGCTCCGCCGGCTGGCCAGCCACTTTAACAATGGCGTCCATTGTTCCAGATCCTGCGCCACGGACGACGGAGGCAGCTCGAAAATGCCCAGGCCGCGTTCGGCGGCACGGATATAGTTTTGGGTGTCACGCAAGGTGGCCACGAGGGGGATTTTCAGCCCTGCCAAAAAAGACGCCAGTTCGTTAAAAATCAGGGTGTTCTCCCGTACACGGTTGGCCACCAGGGCGAGTTTGACCTCCCTGCGTTCCACTTTGCCGACCCGCAGCAGCTCCTCCACAAAGTGGGCGGCGGCGCGCATGTCTATGGGGGAGGGAAGAACCGGCAGCACCAGCGTTTCAACCTTGCGCACGATATGGGTGAGGTCTCTGCCGTGCACCCGGGCGGGCGCGTCCATGATGACGTAATCGGTGTTCTTGCCAAGGCGCAGGGGGTTTTTCCACGCGGCGATGCCTTTGATGTAGGAACAATCAGCCGGGCGGGCCGCCAGCCAGTCCATGCTGCTGCCCTGGGGATCAAAGTCGGCCAGGGTGACTTGCTTGCCCGCGCCGGCGAAATAGGCGGCAAGATTGGTGGCCAGTGTCGTTTTGCCGCATCCTCCCTTGGCGTTGAGCAGCATGATGGGCCGCATGTCTTTCCTCCTTGGCGTGCGCGTGGCGGGTTAGGGACGTCGCCAAATTATAGCGGGCCGGCGGCGAAAGCTTCGCTCAGAAATGCCCGTCAATCCAGACCCAGGTGAATCCACAGCTCGTCAATGCGCCGTTTCACCGCCGCGTCCATGGTGATGGGCCGGCCCCATTCGCGCTGGGTCTCACCGGGCCATTTGCTGGTGGCGTCCAGGCCCATTTTTGATCCGAGTCCGGACACCGGCGAGGCGAAGTCCAGATAATCGATGGGCGTGTTGTGAATCATGACCGTGTCGCGGGCCGGGTCCATGCGGGTGGTCATGGCCCAGATCACGTCTTTCCAGTCACGCACGTTGATGTCATCGTCGGTGACGATGACAAACTTGGTGTACATGAACTGGCGCAGAAAAGACCATACCCCCAGCATGACCCGCTTGGCGTGGCCGGGGTATTGCTTTTTGATGCTGACACAGGCCAGGCGGTAAGAACAGCCTTCCGGCGGCAGGTAAAAGTCCACGATCTCCGGAAATTGTTTTTGTAAGAGGGGCACGAACACTTCGTTGAGGGCCACCCCCAATACGGCCGGCTCATCCGGCGGCCGGCCGGTGTAGGTGCTGTGATAGAGGGGCTGATCGCGGTGAGTGATGCGCTCCACCGTGAACACGGGAAAGCGGTCCACCTCGTTATAGTAGCCGGTGTGGTCACCGAAGGGGCCCTCGTCCGCCATCTCGCCGGGGTGGATCACCCCTTCCAGCACGATTTCGGCAGAGGCGGGAACATGCAGATCATTGCTGGTGGCTTGCACCAGTTCGGTCTTGCTGCCCCGCAGCAGGCCGGCGAAGGCGTATTCCGACAGGCTGTCGGGCACAGGCGTCACCGCGCCCAAGATGGTGGCGGGATCGGCGCCCAGGGCCACGGCCACCGGAAAGGGCTGGTCCGGGTGGGCGGCCTGCCAGTCGCGAAAATCCAGCGCCCCGCCGCGGTGGGCCAGCCAGCGCATGATGAGCTTGTTGCGGCCGATCACCTGCTGGCGGTAGATGCCCAAGTTCTGCCGTTCTTTGTGGGGGCCTTTGGTGATCACCAGGGCCCAGGTGATCAGCGGTCCGGCATCCCCCGGCCAGCAGGTTTGAATGGGCAGAGTGCTCAAATCCACCTCATTGCCTTCGATGAGATGCTCCTGGCAGGGGGCTTTTTTCACCACTTTGGGTGCCATGTTCAGCACCTGCCTGAACACGGGCAGTTTGTCGAAGGCATCGCGCATACCCTTGGGCGGTTCCGGTTCCTTCAGACAGGCCAGCAGTTTGCCCACCTCCCGCAGGGCATCCACCGAGGCCGCCCCCATGCCCAGGGCCACCCGCTTGGGCGTGCCGAACAGATTGCCCAGCACGGGGATGGCATAACCGCTGGGGCGTTCAAACAACAGGGCCGGTCCACCCCGGCGCAGCACCCGGTCGCAGATTTCGGTCATTTCCAGACGGGGATCCACTGGCGCGGTGATCCGTTTGAGTTCACCGGCCCGTTCCAGTTGGGTGAGAAAATCACGCAGGTCGCGGTATTTCACGGCGGACTCACCCGAAGGCGGGACGGGGCCATCACCGCCCGAACTCCGCGATCACCGGCGCATGATCCGAGGGCCGCTCCCAGCCGCGGGGCGTTTTGTCGATGCGGGCGCCGGTGCACGCGGCGGCCAGGGCGGGGCTGGCCAGAATGTGATCGATGCGCAAGCCGAGGTTGCGGCGGAAGGCGGCCATGCGGTAATCCCACCAGGAGAACTCGTTTTCCGCTTGCCTGAACAGCCGGTAGGTGTCCGCCAAGCCCGCTTTTATCAGGGCCTGAAAGGCGGTCCGCTCTTTGGCGCTGCAAAGCACACGGCCTTCCCAGAGCTGGGGGTCGTGCACATCGCGGGCCTCGGGTGCAATGTTGAAATCGCCGATTACCACCAGCTTGGGATACTGGCGCAGTTGGTTTTCGACGTAAGCCCGCAACGCGTCCAGCCAGTTGAGCTTGTAGCGGTATTTGGGCGAGTCCACATGCTCGCCGTTGGGCACGTATAAATTGAGCAGGCGGACATCGCCGTAGGTGGCACCCAGCACCCGCCGCTGGGGATCATCCAGACCCGGCAGACCGGTGACCACGTCAGCGGCGTCCACTTTGCTCAATATGGCCACGCCGTTGTAGGTCTTCTGACCGGCATACACCACGCGATAACCGGCCCCGCCAATGGCGTCCACGGGGAATTTGTCGTCAGTGAGCTTGGTTTCCTGCAAGCCAAGGAGATCGGGTTGTGCGGTCCCTATCCATTCCAACACATGGGGCAGGCGGACTTTTAGGGAGTTGACATTCCAGCTCGCCACTTTCATCGTGGCGCGGCCCGGCGGGAGGCTTGGCGGCAGCAGCGGCAAACGGTCATTGCAGGCACCTGGCGGCTTTCAGTCCGTCCTGTCCTTCACACAACCCATGGCCCGCGGCCCGGGGTCTTTGATGGCCACCAGTTGCGCCTTGTCGCGAAAGCCCCGGCGGGTGTCGCCCAGCAGACCTTCCTCCCGGTAGACCACCGGCCTGAGCGGCTGAAACAGGTACCACAATTCCCCGTCCGCCAGGCGCCACTCGGGGATTTTCGGTCCGGCGTCGGACAAGGCGGTGCGGGTGAAGGTCTGGAAAAACAGCAGCCCGCCCACGGTGAGGGCGTCGATGATGGCGGGAATCAGAGGGCGTTCCAGGTAGTGGGCGACCACGATCACGTCAAACCGGGCCGGTGGCAGTATGCAGGTGCTGAGATCCTTGCTCTCAGCCCTCAGCGGCAGGCCGCGCCGGTGGGCGATGGCGCCCAGTTTCTCCACCGCCACGGGGGAGATGTCCCAGGCCAGGGTGTCCAGTCCGTGCTCCGCCAGCAACAAGGCATTGGCCCCCAGGCCACAGGCCAGATCCAAGGCGGTGCCCCCGACGGGCAGCAGATGTTGATTCTCGCTTAAAACTTCCGCTGGATCACCCGGTAAATCAGCGTCCAGATAGCGTTGGTCCCACTTTTCGCGGGTGGAAGTGTTGCTCATGGTGCTCCTTGGTTGTCGTTACTGCGGGCCCGTTTCAGATTTGCTCCGTTCGCGTTTGCCCATCCACACGCCAATCAACACCGGGCCGACAATGACCGTGATGACGGCCAGGATGACCAGAAAATCGCCCCGCAGGGATTCAAACTGGGAAACGATGGACAGCACGGCCACCACGGCGGCGGTGCAGGCCGCGTAAGTCAGAAAACGCACGAGATCTTTCATGGACTTCTCCTCGCCCCGGCTGCGGGCGTTGAAATGGAAGCGATGGGACAGAAAAGACATTTTACATGGTTTTTCTTCAACGGCGCCAAAAGGCGGGCGTGAACAGCACCAACAGGGTGAAGATCTCCAGCCGCCCCATCACCATGGCCAGGCACAGCACCCATTTGGCGGAATCGTTGATGCTGGCGTAGTTGGTGCCCACCTCACCCAGACCCGGACCCAGGTTGTTGAGGCAGGCGGCCACGGCGGAAAAGGCCGTGATTTGATCCAGGCCGGTGAACATCAGCAACAGCATCATGCCCACGAACACCGCCACATAGGCCGAGAAGAAACCCCACACCGAGTCGATGATATTGTCCGGCAGGGGTTTGTCCCCGATCTTGATGACAAACTGGGCGTTGGGGTGGATCAGGCGTTTGACTTCGCGGGTGCCTTGTTTCAACAACAATAGAAAGCGGATGACTTTCATGCCGCCGCCGGTGGAGCCGGCGCAGGCACCGATGAAACTGGTGAACAACAACAGCACGGGTAAAAAACCGGGCCAATGGTGGTATTGCGCGGTGGTGAAACCGGTGGTGGTGCCAATGGACACGGCTTGAAAGATGCCGTGGTGCAAGGCGCTTTCCGGCCGGGTGAAGGTGCCGGTGCCATACAGATAGCCGGTGGCCACCAGGGCCACGATGGCCAGAATGGAAAGATAAGTGCGCACTTCCGCGTCCAGCAGATAGGGTTTGAGGCTGAGGGCGCGCCAGGCCATGAAATGCAGGGCAA from Gammaproteobacteria bacterium includes:
- a CDS encoding lipid A biosynthesis acyltransferase, with translation MSSRARAIALLLRVFALLPYPATQALGWAVGHLLAMVPNTLRDTSRTNIARCLPELGATAQARLLRRSLVETGKTMLEAGAVWHWEGGRALALVRKVYGEQHVRDALAAGRGVILATPHLGQWELMGLYCSAHYPITTLYRPPRQTELDGVIRRARERLGAHLVPAGTAGVRALYRAIGRGEAVGLLPDQMPKGGEGRLAPFFAQPAHTMVLLSRLAMKTRAPVVFCYARRLTGGRGFQVHFLPAPAVLNEGTLAASLAGVNEMVERCVRTCPEQYQWGYKRFGSAPAP
- a CDS encoding two pore domain potassium channel family protein, with amino-acid sequence MVIIVIGSVIALAVLIHYEFLYRTSAAIPQMRIKHRLRIVIGVFGALVAHSIEIVLFAAAYYFLSQNAQWGRFSGNFDGSFTDCIYFSYTTFTTLGVGDIAPYGHLRHLAGLESLTGLLLITWTASFLYYEMQRHWNRG
- a CDS encoding 4-hydroxy-3-polyprenylbenzoate decarboxylase, with protein sequence MKYRDLRDFLTQLERAGELKRITAPVDPRLEMTEICDRVLRRGGPALLFERPSGYAIPVLGNLFGTPKRVALGMGAASVDALREVGKLLACLKEPEPPKGMRDAFDKLPVFRQVLNMAPKVVKKAPCQEHLIEGNEVDLSTLPIQTCWPGDAGPLITWALVITKGPHKERQNLGIYRQQVIGRNKLIMRWLAHRGGALDFRDWQAAHPDQPFPVAVALGADPATILGAVTPVPDSLSEYAFAGLLRGSKTELVQATSNDLHVPASAEIVLEGVIHPGEMADEGPFGDHTGYYNEVDRFPVFTVERITHRDQPLYHSTYTGRPPDEPAVLGVALNEVFVPLLQKQFPEIVDFYLPPEGCSYRLACVSIKKQYPGHAKRVMLGVWSFLRQFMYTKFVIVTDDDINVRDWKDVIWAMTTRMDPARDTVMIHNTPIDYLDFASPVSGLGSKMGLDATSKWPGETQREWGRPITMDAAVKRRIDELWIHLGLD
- the metH gene encoding methionine synthase; this encodes MSHIEQLLQQRILILDGAMGTMIQGYQLDEADYRGARFADHVCDLKGNNDLLSLTRPDIIYDIHTAYLDAGADIIETNTFNANHFGMSDYQMPELVYEINKASAELAKRATADAMAKTPDRPRFAAGVLGPTPVTASVSRDVENPGARDVTFDQLVTTYDEALRGLVDGGADLILVETIFDTLNAKAALFAIETYFEREGLTLPVMISGTIPDMSGRLLSGQNTEAFYNSLRHINPLSVGLNCALGAAELRQYVAELARICECRVSAHPNAGLPNEFGEYDETPETMAEQIGEWAASGFLNIVGGCCGTTPAHITAIAQAVATHPPRPLPKPEVACRLAGLEPLNIGPDSLFVNVGERTNVTGSARFKRLILEQRPGEALEVARQQVDNGAQIIDINMDEAMLDGAAAMRDFINLIASEPDIARVPVMVDSSKWSIIEAGLKCLQGKGVVNSISLKEGESAFIERARLIRKYGAAAVVMAFDEQGQADTRARKIDICARSYKILTEQVGFPPEDIIFDPNIFAIATGIEEHNNYAVDFIEAVRWIKHQLPHALVSGGVSNVSFSFRGNNPVREAIHSVFLYHAIKAGLDMGIVNAGQLAVYDELPPELRERVEDVVLNRRPDATERLLEIAGRYKGGPAAEKKEDQAWRQWPVAKRLEHALVKGIDSYVEQDTEEARQHFPRPIEVIEGPLMDGMNVVGDLFGEGKMFLPQVVKSARVMKKAVAYLIPYIEAEKSDGNRSAGKILLATVKGDVHDIGKNIVGVVLQCNNFDVIDLGVMVPAQKILDSARDEQVDIIGLSGLITPSLEEMTHIAKEMERQGFAVPLLIGGATTSRAHTAVKIEPHYQGGATVWVKDASRAVGVAQNLISDTLREDYISRLRCEYQQVRKQHAARRSHTPWLSLDQARANQTPIDWDRYTPPVPRVTGIKVFADYPLSKIAEYIDWTPFFHAWELRGSYPRILDDPAKGAEAKKLFADAQTLLQQIIAEHWLSARAVIGLFPASRVGDDIEIYRDDRRAEVRTVLHNLRQQQQKPAGRPNRCLSDFIAPKSTGVHDYIGAFALTAGIGIEEHIRRFEAAHDDYRAIMLKALADRLAEAFAELLHQRVRQEFWAYAADEALDKDQLVKEAYRGIRPAAGYPACPDHTEKDLLWELLNAKEHTGIWLTETKAMVPTASVSGVYYSHPDSTYFAVGKINRDQVEDYAKRKGLSLAEAEKWLAPNLGYETK
- a CDS encoding chromosome partitioning protein, with protein sequence MRPIMLLNAKGGCGKTTLATNLAAYFAGAGKQVTLADFDPQGSSMDWLAARPADCSYIKGIAAWKNPLRLGKNTDYVIMDAPARVHGRDLTHIVRKVETLVLPVLPSPIDMRAAAHFVEELLRVGKVERREVKLALVANRVRENTLIFNELASFLAGLKIPLVATLRDTQNYIRAAERGLGIFELPPSSVAQDLEQWTPLLKWLASRRSRP
- a CDS encoding methyltransferase domain-containing protein encodes the protein MSNTSTREKWDQRYLDADLPGDPAEVLSENQHLLPVGGTALDLACGLGANALLLAEHGLDTLAWDISPVAVEKLGAIAHRRGLPLRAESKDLSTCILPPARFDVIVVAHYLERPLIPAIIDALTVGGLLFFQTFTRTALSDAGPKIPEWRLADGELWYLFQPLRPVVYREEGLLGDTRRGFRDKAQLVAIKDPGPRAMGCVKDRTD
- the xth gene encoding exodeoxyribonuclease III — its product is MKVASWNVNSLKVRLPHVLEWIGTAQPDLLGLQETKLTDDKFPVDAIGGAGYRVVYAGQKTYNGVAILSKVDAADVVTGLPGLDDPQRRVLGATYGDVRLLNLYVPNGEHVDSPKYRYKLNWLDALRAYVENQLRQYPKLVVIGDFNIAPEARDVHDPQLWEGRVLCSAKERTAFQALIKAGLADTYRLFRQAENEFSWWDYRMAAFRRNLGLRIDHILASPALAAACTGARIDKTPRGWERPSDHAPVIAEFGR